One Amphiura filiformis unplaced genomic scaffold, Afil_fr2py scaffold_236, whole genome shotgun sequence genomic region harbors:
- the LOC140145368 gene encoding protein dispatched homolog 3-like: MSGVLCFVSQDGPFADDAAENEVSFSSQEDANATFVYRNEQELDQIASRMDQSTLQNSQNMARATTQSASSMPTGGGIPIPHIQETLKPTHLGIGPFWMFLGRVFNSTIFSMVLIGVTVSVSLALGGISVFVVKPSPYFDKSLDAFQIPNHVSTERLDAFNLAKEDSYLRRIMKRSTTSDDNEVDAKKYLTERDDAILNNDAINYDEIQHIRDTNLLGNNKYNNKLFKNYENIVNAPPVNGIHDMEKGVPKSQPLSRHRRSIPIRRYRTTSWKFQLVYIAQGKGDPNIFTKERLETIHDVEMSIMNHEGFTRFCARNPDSYRDPALDVYNYCLPPNSLMTYFYPSKVGNKIKYDGVGSEQADINGTLSWAMQHESFYWFVDTSMNSTNRKSSFIRSEVYFGKPIDESTSLDAHEQFQEYKKFIETYVKLLEKKSTSEVLVLYGGTEIFDYEVSTTIHHDLMLAIPCIISITILLFILTSFSIWLTICGFVSILLSFAWAYFVFHVLCGIDALGLLNLVSAFVVIGIGVDDVFVFVNTFRQADHIYDSKLRMAYTVKTAGTATFFTSVTTAGAFAANMASQ; this comes from the exons ATGTCGGGGGTCCTCTGCTTCGTCAGCCAAGATGGCCCTTTTGCAGATGACGCGGCGGAAAACGAAGTGTCCTTCTCATCGCAAGAAGACGCAAATGCAACTTTCGTGTATAGAAATGAACAAGAACTGGACCAAATAGCAAGCAGAATGGATCAATCCACATTACAAAATTCGCAAAACATGGCCAGAGCAACGACTCAATCTGCAAGCAGCATGCCGACCGGGGGAGGTATACCAATTCCTCACATACAAGAAACACTGAAACCTACTCATCTTGGAATAGGACCTTTTTGGATGTTTCTAGGCAGAGTTTTCAACAGTACTATTTTTAGTATGGTTTTGATAGGTGTTACAGTGTCCGTATCACTAGCTTTGGGTGGTATCAGCGTCTTTGTAGTGAAACCATCGCCATACTTTGACAAATCACTCGACGCATTTCAAATTCCGAATCACGTATCGACAGAAAGACTAGACGCCTTTAATCTTGCCAAAGAAGATTCGTATCTGAGGAGAATTATGAAACGGAGTACCACCAGCGACGACAATGAAGTTGATGCAAAAAAGTACTTGACAGAAAGGGATGATGCAATACTTAATAACGATGCAATAAATTACGATGAAATACAACATATACGCGACACTAATTTATTAGGAAATAACAAGTACAACAATAAACTATTTAAAAATTATGAGAATATTGTCAACGCACCACCAGTTAATGGTATTCATGATATGGAAAAAGGGGTGCCAAAATCACAACCCCTGAGTAGACATAGGAGAAGCATTCCGATTCGTAGATATCGCACAACTTCGTGGAAGTTTCAGCTCGTCTACATAGCACAGGGTAAAGGTGATCCGAATATCTTCACGAAAGAACGTTTGGAAACAATACACGACGTGGAGATGAGCATAATGAATCACGAAGGGTTCACACGATTCTGTGCGCGTAATCCGGATTCGTATCGTGACCCTGCTTTGGATGTGTACAACTATTGTCTACCGCCAAATTCACTGATGACGTACTTCTATCCATCGAAAGTTGGGAACAAG ATCAAGTATGATGGTGTTGGTTCAGAGCAAGCTGATATCAATGGTACTCTATCATGGGCCATGCAGCATGAATCCTTCTATTGGTTTGTGGATACTAGTATGAATAGCACCAACAGGAAGAGTTCATTCATCAGAAGTGAG GTGTATTTTGGCAAGCCGATAGATGAAAGCACATCCCTCGACGCACATGAACAGTTCCAGGAGTATAAGAAATTTATTGAGACTTACGTAAAGCTCCTCGAGAAGAAATCAACAAG TGAAGTACTCGTCCTCTACGGTGGCACAGAAATCTTTGACTATGAAGTGAGTACAACCATCCATCATGACTTGATGCTAGCCATTCCATGCATCATCAGCATCACCATCCTCCTCTTCATCTTGACATCGTTCTCCATCTGGCTCACCATCTGTGGATTTGTCAGTATTCTACTCAGTTTTGCCTGGGCGTATTTTGTGTTTCATGTGCTGTGTGGTATTGATGCACTGGGGTTGCTGAATTTGGTATCGGCATTTGTGGTGATTGGAATAG GTGTGGATGATGTGTTTGTGTTTGTCAACACATTTCGGCAAGCAGATCACATCTATGACTCCAAACTGCGGATGGCTTACACAGTGAAGACAGCAGGTACTGCAACGTTCTTTACTTCTGTGACAACTGCTGGGGCATTTGCTGCTAACATGGCATCACAG